In Phocoena phocoena chromosome 19, mPhoPho1.1, whole genome shotgun sequence, a genomic segment contains:
- the FBXO39 gene encoding F-box only protein 39: MDEEGQLIQPQDQSCWATLPDVCLHRIFWWLGDKDRSRAALVCRRWNQMMYSADLWRYRAITFSGRHSRVHAYEFESAVWYVKKFGRYLEHLEIKFLTPYSVVLTRKFQVTMQGLLSCLGKRNNRLKSLSIQYLELDRLVWRNSIRSLFLKSLSSFLKKIGKHLDHLNLKGARLTVEQGCHILNSLSYLRTESAVSELNIEDYFSHRLAVYSSPQFNQTMATFRNLVSLTLNYNCISDELLENLGENNAGTLWSMNIKCHAHDPHGQVVWGMSWAKLARYATKLKVNFIFDKVVKYERLARILLQEIPIRSISLRNCSFSNPDWSMKPTLTDLLPTFRHTLQKLSFEFNNNHESLEEELHLLILSCRELFYFNIWAFLDVNFVEQILKSQEEGRCALRTLKVRIYTNRYETPEEDRTLRHIYRKYRKLIDSEFNYFSVAYCMT; this comes from the exons ATGGACGAAGAAGGCCAACTGATCCAGCCTCAAGACCAGAGCTGCTGGGCCACCCTGCCCGATGTGTGCCTACATCGTATTTTCTGGTGGCTGGGAGACAAGGACAGGTCCAGAGCAGCCCTTGTCTGCAGAAGGTGGAACCAGATGATGTATTCGGCTGACCTCTGGCGATACAGGGCCATCACGTTTAGTGGGAGACATTCCAGGGTACACGCGTACGAATTTGAGTCGGCTGTTTGGTATGTTAAGAAATTTGGTCGTTATCTGGAGCACCTGGAGATCAAATTCCTGACTCCTTACAGCGTTGTCCTGACCAGGAAGTTCCAGGTCACCATGCAAGGCCTTCTCTCGTGTCTGGGCAAGAGAAACAACCGCCTGAAATCCCTCTCCATCCAGTACCTGGAACTGGACCGCCTGGTCTGGAGGAACAGCATCAGAAGCTTGTTCTTGAAAAGCTTGAGCTCCTTCTTGAAGAAAATAGGCAAACACCTGGATCATCTCAACCTAAAAGGGGCTAGGCTCACCGTGGAGCAGGGCTGCCACATCCTCAACTCCCTGAGCTACTTAAGGACAGAGAGTGCGGTGTCAGAGCTCAACATCGAGGACTACTTCAGCCACCGCCTCGCTGTCTACAGCAGCCCCCAGTTCAACCAGACCATGGCCACGTTCCGCAACCTGGTGTCCCTGACCCTCAACTACAACTGCATCTCCGATGAGCTGCTGGAGAACTTGGGTGAGAACAATGCCGGCACCCTCTGGAGCATGAACATCAAGTGCCACGCTCATGACCCCCACGGGCAGGTCGTCTGGGGCATGTCCTGGGCCAAGCTGGCCAGGTACGCCACCAAGCTGAAAGTCAACTTCATCTTTGACAAAGTCGTGAAGTATGAGCGCTTGGCCCGGATCCTCCTACAGGAGATCCCGATCAGGAGCATCAGTCTGAGAAACTGCTCTTTCAGCAACCCCGACTGGTCCATGAAGCCCACTCTGACGGATCTCCTGCCCACCTTCCGACACACTCTGCAG AAACTAAGTTTTGAGTTCAACAACAACCATGAGTCTCTGGAGGAGGAGCTGCACCTCCTCATCTTATCCTGCAGGGAGTTGTTTTACTTCAACATCTGGGCTTTCCTTGATGTTAACTTTGTGGAGCAGATCCTGAAGAGTCAGGAAGAAGGGCGGTGTGCCCTGCGTACACTCAAG GTGAGAATTTATACAAACAGATATGAGACGCCTGAAGAGGACAGGACACTGCGGCATATTTACAGGAAGTACAGAAAGCTGATCGATTCAGAGTTTAACTATTTTTCCGTCGCTTACTGCATGACGTAA